The Citrobacter freundii genome segment CCCTGGGCAGTGGGACGGCAATCGTAATCCAGTCTCCTATAGAAAACTTGAAGACATGGGAATTGATATCTCCAAAGTGGATTTCCAACCCCTACCTAAAGAGGATTCCTTAGTCTTGAATACGATAAAAGGCGGGGATGAATATGATGAGTATGAGGAGGATAGCAACAGAGTTAGGCCGATAAATCTAAAAGAGGCTAAAGCAGGGTTGGCTTTATATTTTGGTGTGAATGAGGATGATATTCAGATCACAATTAAGGGATGACCTTATGCCGTCACTCTCTGTTGAGCGCTGGTTAGCACTAGCTACTGCTGGAGATAGCCAGGCTAGATTTCATCTGGGTAAGATATTCTCATGCGGTCTTGGTGTGCATAAGGATTATAAGCAGGCTATATACTGGTTTCAGCTTGCAGCTGAGCAAGGCCATGATGATGCCCAGTTTAGTCTTGGTTGGGCATATCATCTGGGGTTAGGTGGATATAAAGATGCTCAAAAAGCTTCGGAATGGTATCAGAAAGCTGCTGAGCAAGGTCATGCAGAGGCTCAGTTTCAGCTTGGAAGGCTGTATACTTTCTCTGATTTAAGAAATGATGCGTTAGCAGTCGAATGGTTTCTCTGTGCTGCGAAGCAAGACCACAGTAGTGCCCAATTTAAACTTGGCTGGATGTACCATCTCGGTATGGGCGTTGAGCAAAGTGATAGGCAGGCTTTCCATTGGTTTATTCTGGCCGCTGAGCAAGATCATGCAGGAGCTCAGGCATCTCTTGGTGAGATGTATAAACATGGATGGGGGGTCGAGCAAGATGATGTTGCTGCGCAGGATTGGTTTTATCGTGCCAGAACAATGCACTATCCCTAAACCCGCCTTGTGCGGGTTTTTTTACGCCTACGTGTAAGAGGCTTGCGGAGCTGGCTTCTGCCGATTCATAACAGGGATGTTATGGTAAATCCAAAGCGATCCCTTTAACTCCAATCCTCTCTGCCTCGGAAACTGCCCCGTCTATGCTTTTGAAAATACGTGGTAGGTAAGGTTCTCGAGCACTGGAAAGAATGAGGTTTTCACCGTTCCAATCTGAGTTCGCTCCTGCAAAGATTATTACATAGCCATCTTCCACCCGAGTGATGACGGCATTGTCGATCATCCCAGCCTGAACGCGTAATTTGGCTTGGGAGGACATAATGTTATTCGTTCCGTTAATTCCAGAAAATTTTGTTTTCATGATCCACCTTAAGTATCAAGCAACGATATTGAATATCGTATCAATAACTAGAATTGAATCAATATTAATTTTTGTTTTCTTTTGTGTAAAGTAGGGGCTTAGTTGTTCAAGATTGAAGTGTGATGGGTAACTCTAGGGGGAATTATGTTTGGATTTTTGAAGAAAAAAGTACAAGAGGAAACTCCTGATACTTTTATTGTTGGAGGGCTTCTGTTCCTCCAGCCACGTAAGCCAGATGACATGGATCCTATAATCAATGGACTTGTTGGGCAGGTTGAAAAACGACTCGTAAGTGAGATTGGAATTTATCAATTTTTTATGGAAGAAATTGATGCAGCAAGACAGGGTAATGACACTGCCAGAATGCTTGAGAAATACTCTGGTTTTTATCCGATTGAATATCAATATGCTTTATCACAATCTTCTGAAATGGATACTGAAAATAGTGCTCAGAGCTATTTGAACAATGATGTAAGTCCAGTCCTCATTG includes the following:
- a CDS encoding tetratricopeptide repeat protein, encoding MPSLSVERWLALATAGDSQARFHLGKIFSCGLGVHKDYKQAIYWFQLAAEQGHDDAQFSLGWAYHLGLGGYKDAQKASEWYQKAAEQGHAEAQFQLGRLYTFSDLRNDALAVEWFLCAAKQDHSSAQFKLGWMYHLGMGVEQSDRQAFHWFILAAEQDHAGAQASLGEMYKHGWGVEQDDVAAQDWFYRARTMHYP